From the genome of Candidatus Ruthia magnifica str. Cm (Calyptogena magnifica):
TTAATGAGACACGTTTTCTCGTTTAATAACTTTTAAAAAAGTCATCCATAATATTCTTATGTCAAACCAAAATGACTGATAAGCTATATACTCTATATCTAAATTAACTTTATCAATAATTGACAATGTATCTCGCCCATTAACTTGCGCCCAACCAGTGACGCCCGGCAATAATTTATACACTCCTTTTTTAGTGCGCAAAGCAATTAAATCCTCTTGGTTAAACAGTGCAGGTCGTGGCCCCACAAAGCTCATATCACCTTTTAAGATTGAATACAATTGTGGCAATTCATCCAAACTTGTACGTCGCAAAAACTCACCAATAGGCGATAAATAAGTACTTGGATTGTTTAACAAGTGTTTTGCTATAATGGGGGTATTCATTCGCATTGTACGAAACTTTGGCATATTAAAAATAATATTATTTTTTCCGACTCTATCTGACCAATAAAGTATACTGCCCTTTAAGGTTGATTTAACTAATACAGCCACTACAATAATCGGCAACAACATTAACGAAGTACAAATTATAACCAACAACAAATCAAATCCTCTTTTCATTTGCTACCCCTTAAGCGTTCCACCCATAATGACAACACAGGTTGCCAACCTAATAAATTCCTTATCTTAGAATTATCTACTTGAAGTAATGAAGATAAGTAAATTGCATTTAATTTTTTACTCAATAAATTAGCAATAAAAATCATAAAGCCTACAGGAATTAACAATAAATATGGATTTTTATCAAAGGCTTTTTTCAATTTTTTTAAGTAGCTGCGTGGTAGATAAATCTTGATCATCAGAAATTAAAAAAACTTCATTTAAAACTTTTTTATGACTTACGCAAGTAATTATAAAATCTACCAAATTATCAAGCGTTATTAAAAAACGAGTATTTTTAATCAATCCCAATGTTAAAGGCATTAAAAATTTTGAACTTAACCAATTAATCAACCTACCAAAATTACCAGGCATATTAACATCATAAACTAAAATAACCACCTTTAAACCTGTCTTATTTAATAATTTAAACCCACTTTAGATTCATATTTACTAACGGCATAAGGTTCTTATGAATTAAGCTTTGTTATTTTCTGTGAATTCAATATTGCTACTATTGACATTAATCCTAATAGAGCTAATAAAAATTAATCTTTTTACTTTATTAATAGCTGATTACGTTACCAAATTCAAATTTGTATTTATTTGTTGAAATTCATCAAGTACTGACATCTTCTTTGGATCAAGTACATCTGCTTTACCTGCTAGACGCATCACAACATCAATGCCACCTAAACTGTGCGAAAATACCCAATCACAAACTGCTTAATCCTATTAGAAAAAATATTTATTTTTATACGAATAACGACAGATAAATTACCCCCTTATTAAGTAATTCTTTAGACAACGCTACCTACAAAACCTGTCGCCTGAGAGTAATATGTTCATTATTTTTTCAACAATCCTACTATTTTTTGCAGATACTTAGATAAAATTTTAAAAATATTAGTTTTAATACCATTTTCTTTACAAACCCGTAGAGTTTCAATATTATTTATCCAAATACTACTTAAAGAAGTACTAACGCCACCTATTCGCATTTTGACAATTACTTCTGGTAAATAATGATAACTAATTTTATATGTATATAAAAAACGCACTAAAATATCAAAGTCAGCAGCATTTTTTAAATCTGTTCTAAACATACCATATTTTTGATAAACTTCTTTTTTTACAAAAAAAGTAGGGTGAGCTGGCATCCAACCATAGGCAAACTTATTAGGACTAAAGTAACTATTATCATATCGCCTAATCACTTTTTCTAAATTGTTAGGTCGTACGTACACCAAATCTGCAAACACACAATCCACTTTTTTTTCAAATACTTTGATAATTTTTTGGATGACAAATTTATTAATATAAAAATCATCGGAATTTAAAATTCCAATAATATCACCAGTTGCTAACACAATTCCTTTATTCATGGCATCATAAATACCCTTATCTGGTTCAGATACAAATTTTGTAATTTTATTTTGATAATTTTTGATAATTTCAATTGTTCCGTCTGAAGAACCGCCATCAATAACAATATACTCAATATTTTGATAATTTTGACTCAAAACAGAATCAATAGCATCCTTTATAGTGGTTTTATTGTTCCAGACTACTGTTATGATTGATAACTTCAATTTTCGTCCAATATTTGTTTATAAATCTCTATTTGCTTCTTAACCACGTAACTATTTTCAAATTTTTTAGCTTTTAATATTGCATGATTACTCAAAAAATCATAATCTTTATATTCAAAAGACTTTTCAATAACATCTTTAAGTGTAATTTTTGAACAAATAAACCCATTAACACCGTCTTGTATAAAATCTTTTCTAGTGCCTACATTAAACCCTATAACTGGCACACCAAAGTTCATAGCTTCAATCATTGTTAACCCAAAAGTTTCATACAAAACTGAGGTTTGAATTAAATATTTGACACTTGAAATTATTTGAAGCGTTTTCTCTCTTGAACATTTTCCTTTGAAAATAATATTACTCTTATTGTATTGATTCCTAATATTCTCTTCATCATCTCCACTACCTACAATGATTAATACAAATTGTTCATCTAATTTTTCCCAAACCTTTAAAAGCTCATAAATTCCTTTAGACTCTTCTAGTCTACCAACATACACATACCCGTTTTTATTGTCACCCCTACTAAACGACATATTTAAACTATTGGGCTTAAGAATAATCTTTTTTTCATCTACACC
Proteins encoded in this window:
- a CDS encoding sugar transferase; the protein is MKRGFDLLLVIICTSLMLLPIIVVAVLVKSTLKGSILYWSDRVGKNNIIFNMPKFRTMRMNTPIIAKHLLNNPSTYLSPIGEFLRRTSLDELPQLYSILKGDMSFVGPRPALFNQEDLIALRTKKGVYKLLPGVTGWAQVNGRDTLSIIDKVNLDIEYIAYQSFWFDIRILWMTFLKVIKRENVSH
- a CDS encoding glycosyltransferase family 2 protein, whose product is MKLSIITVVWNNKTTIKDAIDSVLSQNYQNIEYIVIDGGSSDGTIEIIKNYQNKITKFVSEPDKGIYDAMNKGIVLATGDIIGILNSDDFYINKFVIQKIIKVFEKKVDCVFADLVYVRPNNLEKVIRRYDNSYFSPNKFAYGWMPAHPTFFVKKEVYQKYGMFRTDLKNAADFDILVRFLYTYKISYHYLPEVIVKMRIGGVSTSLSSIWINNIETLRVCKENGIKTNIFKILSKYLQKIVGLLKK
- a CDS encoding glycosyltransferase; amino-acid sequence: MKLLIVHNKYQSSKIGGEDIVYNNELQFLQEILERKNVFSFDVSNDGVSKFKLIFGIWFSFKYYQKIRKMVEKNHIDIVHVHNFYPLLTPSIFKAAKNGGAKVIHTLHNYRLWCISGTFYRDGYGVCELCTKHKFSFKGILNKCFRKSLVQSMLAQSSFWFYKFIKVFDNIDYFFVLTNFQKEKIKILGVDEKKIILKPNSLNMSFSRGDNKNGYVYVGRLEESKGIYELLKVWEKLDEQFVLIIVGSGDDEENIRNQYNKSNIIFKGKCSREKTLQIISSVKYLIQTSVLYETFGLTMIEAMNFGVPVIGFNVGTRKDFIQDGVNGFICSKITLKDVIEKSFEYKDYDFLSNHAILKAKKFENSYVVKKQIEIYKQILDEN